AAAAGCGCCGCGTTTTTACGAGAGCTGCCTTTCGACGGCCTGGCCATTGGGGGCTTGGCGGTCGGTGAAACCCAACGCGAGCGCTATGAGATGACGGCGCTCGTCACCGACCATTTACCGAGCACGCTCCCGCGCTATCTCATGGGCGTGGGCACGCCGCTGGATCTGCTGGAAAGCGTCCATCGCGGGGTGGATATGTTCGACTGTATTATTCCCTCGCAGTTGGCGTTGCGCGGCGTGGCCTTCACCTCGCATGGCAAGCTGCAACTGCGCCGCTCGGTCTATAAATTAATCGAGGCTCCTCTCGATGCCAGTTGCGATTGTCAGACCTGCCGACACTACTCGCGCGCCTACCTGCACCATCTCATCAAAGCCGACGAGTATGTCGGGTGGCACCTATTGGGCCTGCACAACCTGGCGTTCTATCACCGCTTGATGCAAGAGATGCGTGACAGTATTTTGCGTGATGACTTTCTGACCTACTACGAGAAGAAACGCGGTGAGCTTGAACGCAGCGATGAAGAGCACCCCAGTCGCCCGCCGAAAAAGCCCACGCCCGCCCTGCCCGCCCGCTTGGGCGATTATGAAATTCATCGGTCTACGCAGGGATTTGCCAGCATTCGCCAAATCAGCTCGGGCGAGGTGATGCACTCGGTGAATGCTCCTAGCGAGGAAGCGGATCGGCTCTACATCGAGCAGTCGTGTCTCGCTGCACGCCTCATCCGGCAGCCAGTCCCGGCGGACGCGCTCGTGATTTGGGACGTCGGCCTCGGCGCGGCTTTCAATGCCATGGCCGTTATTCACTGTTTTGAACGATGCTTTGCCGAGAGCGGGGCGACCGCCCTGCGCCCCATGCGTCTTGTGAGTTTCGACCGGGACCTCGATTCGCTCACCCTCGCGGCGAAAAATCCTGGCTGTTTCCCTCACCTTCGGCACGGAGCACCCTCCAGGATTCTTGAAAATGGCAAATGGGAGCATGCGTCTCGCCTGCTCCGCTGGGAACTTCTCAAGGGAGACTTCCGCGATTGTATCGAATCAGCGAGCATTCCTGATCTTATTTTCTACGATTTGTTCTCATCCAAGACCGACTCCTCGCTGTGGACCGCCGAGCTCTTTGCGCGCATTTTTCAGCGCTGCGCGCCAAAATCGGCTGAACTCTACACTTACTCGGCCTCGACTGCCGTGCGTGTCGCGCTGTTGACTGCCGGGTTCTTTGTTGCCGAAGGAGTCGGGAGCGGGCCGAAATCAGCCACCACCGTCGCATTCACTAGAGCGACAGGAGCCAAAGAGCATCCGCGCTCGCCGCGTTTCTTAGGCCGAGAATGGCTCGCACGTTGGCGGCGCAGTCATGCCCAATTTCCACCGGCGCTGACGGCTGAAGAAAGAGATCAGGTCGAACGACTCATCGAGACGCATCGGCAACTGACGGACACGGCCATATGAATACAGGTCATCCCTCACCCTATCGGCCATGTCACCCTCAGCCTTTCGCGAAGCGAGATTCTTCGCCGTTTTCATGGTTCAGCCGGAGCGGTTGCAGAGATCGTTGACTGATAGCTATACTCGGCGAGCTGCAAACTATGATCCCAATTACTGAGGAGAACGATCCATGACAAATCCAGCCGCATCCCAAGCATCCGCCTATCGCTTCGACGACCGTAATATCCGGTGGCAAGCGCTAGGAGACTTCGAGTACTTCGAGGTCTTCATCTTCTCGGTCGATGAGGCCAAGAACATCGCCGATTTCATTATCAAGTTCGAACCTAACAAGCAGATCTTCCTGCATCGCCATCTCGCGCTTACTAACACCTTCGTCGTCGACGGCGAGCATGTTATCTATGAAGCTAACGGCACGGTCAGAGAGGTGCGCCCAGTCGGCAGGTATACCTCCAGCCCAGCGGGAGACGCGCATCGCGAAGGCGGCGGCGCGAACGGCGGGGTATTGCACTACAGCGTGCGCGGCGAGACGGACGCCTTGTTCGATGTCCTCGACGACGATTTCAAGGTCCTCGCGACGTTGCGCACGTCGGACTTCAAAGCCGCCTTCGACACACAGAAGTAAGCCTAAGTTATTGTCAAAATATAATTTCCCGATTTGGTTATCGGGTGCCACTGCTGGCTCGTCCAGCAGTGCTGTAGAGCCGTGACGCACTATGCAGAAATACGCCATCGCCGGCTTGGGTGTGACTCCGCAAGGCGTTATTCCGGGCACTAGCGCAGAGAAGCTAGCCTGGGATGCGGTTGAACTCGCCTTAAGCGATTCCGGTCTCAAGCGCAGTCAAGTGGACGGCTACATCTATCAACCTGGATTCGGCGAGCGCACCTCCGGTATGGCCGCTAGCCGGGCCTCGCTTGGGACGAACTCGACGCTTCAAGTCGACTCCAGTGGTGCGACCGGGATTTTCACCCTCATTACTGCCATCGGCCTGATTGCCGCCGGCACAGCGGACTACGTCCTGTGTGTCCATGCCACGAATGCCCGCTCGCAAGCGATCACGGTTGGCGCTGGCGAGAAGAACCAAAACGCGATCTTCGGGCTCTTCTCGCCAGGGGCACAGACTGCCCTGATGGCTCAAGGTTATTTGCACAAGTACGGCAAGTCTTCCGCAGATCTGGCTGAGATCGCTGTGGCCCTGCGTTCCAATGCCGTCCCGCGCCGCGATGCCTATATGTTCAATCGCCCGATCACCGTTGACGATCATCAGAACTCGCCGTTCATTGTCAGACCGCTGCATCTGTTCGATTATTGCCTAGTGACCGATGGCGCCATTGCCTTCATCGTCACCACTGAGGAACGAGCGCGTGACCTGAAAACGACGCCAGTCGAGCTGTTGAGCTTTGGCACTTGCCACGAGGTTGGCCAAGGCTACGCGCGTGGGTCCAACACCATTCTGGGACCAACGACGCTCGACGTGGAACCGGCGCGTAGCCGAGCCTTTGGGACGGCAGGGCTCAGTGTCGAAGACATCGACGTATTTCAATTTTACGACGCCTTCACGATCATGATCGCGCTGCAACTCGAATCGTATGGACTATGCGGACCTGGGGAAGCGGCGGATTGGGTCCGCGCCGGGAACTTCCGGTGGGACTCCAAGCGTCCTTGCAATACCTCGGGCACGCTCCATTCCTGGGGCTACGTTCAAGGGTTTACGCATTTGGCTGAGGGGATTCGTCAACTCCGTGGCGAGGGCGGACCAACGCAAGTGCCTGGCGCTCGCACTGCGCTCGTGACCAATTCCGGGATTACCGGCGCGGGGCTGGCTCACTCAGCAGTGATCCTCGGCGCAGTATAAAGCTTCGTGGGAGCAAACGATGAGCGAGAAAGAAACCCAAGCCACGCCTACACCTCCCAGCCGTGTGGTTCCGCTAGAGGACCAACCGTTCTGGGATGCCATCGACAACGACAGCTTTGTTCTGGCTCGATGTACCTGTGGCTCCTACTATGCTCGCTTGCAAGCATGTCTCCGGTGCGGTGCTGATGCCCGGGCACTGACCTGGGTGCCGGCCTCAGGGCGAGGGACGGTTCGCACCTTTATTGTCTTCGATAAACCGTATCATCCCTATTTCAAGGAGCGGCTCCCCTACATCGTCGCCGTCATCGCGTTAGAAGAAGGTCCAGAACTCACGACCAACATCATCGATACCGACGTTACGAACGTCGAGATCGGTATGCCGGTACGCATCGTGATCGGCACTCGCGGCGAGCACAAGATTCATCAAGCCTCTGCGCGCGTGTGAGTCCGGCGACCTACACAAAGCGCGGCATACCGTACACTGGCAACCCAAAAGCCCGACGGCCGAGGAGCGCTTTGCCTTCGGTGCCAGCGAAGGGCTGATGGATAATGGCGGCGCGCACATCGCGATACATCTGTTCCAGCGGATTCGTCTTGAACAGTGCCGCGCCACCGACCATGCGCATGGCCTTATCGACCACCTGCACGCAGTTTTCCATGACAAACTGAAAACATGCGATCAGGTTCACTAAGTCGTCCTGACTCCGCGTCTCGATGTCATCATGTGAAGCAATGGTTCGATGCAGCAGCGCCCGCGCGGAGCGTAGGCCGATTTCCATTTCCGCAGCCAGCAGTTGGTTGCCGGGATAGTACGTCATGGGCTGCTCGAAAGGTTCTTGGCTGCGACCGGAGATCCAGTTCATGGCATAGTCGCGCGCGGCTTGGGCGAGACCGATATAGCACGCCGGACCTGATGCCACCCACCACAAGGAAGTGACGTTGGACAGCGCGTCCCAGGTTTGGACGGGGCGAGCTACGGCGGCCTTCTCCGAGATAAACACGTTATCCCATACGACATCGTTACTGCACGACGAACGGATGCTCATGGTGTCCCAGTTATTTTGAATCTGGACCCCCTTGGTATTGGACGGAAGGAAACACAGCAGACACTGCAGCCCCTTCTCCGGGTCGTTATACCGAGCCGTGGTCAACAAATAGTCCGCACACGCCGACATGGTGCCAAACCCGCTGCGACCATTGATGACATAGCCTCCAGCCACCTTCGTTGCTTGCCGAGTGGTATCGTTAATGCCGGCAAAGCCAAGCGAGCTATTCATCTTGGGGTCGCTGACCGGTCCAGCAAAAATAATCTTCTTCTTGACCACCGCCTTGAGCATGGGCTCGATCGCGTCCAGCTTCGGCCCCTCGCCTTTTTGGTTGAGCCACCACAGATCGGCAAGAAGGGCTACTGCGATATGGTGCATATTGACCGCAATCGCCATGGGCAGATCTCCATAGGCTAAGCGTTCTTGCGCCAGAGCAATATCCAGCGGCGTGGCACCACCACCGCCCAGTTCTTCCGGGACGATGAGTGCGGTATACCCGGACGCTTTCATCGCGTCTACGTTCTCATGCGGGAAACTGCTGTCCTGATCGTGTTGGGCCACACGGGTTCTGAAATCGTCGGCATGAATGGCCGCCATGTCGATGAAACGTTGCTGCCGCTCAGTGACTTTCGTTTCCATGTATTGGACCCTCTTTTCCCATCTCTTATGGTCTCTGCTCTTAGACAACTCAGACTGGCGTAATTCGACATACACAGCTTTCTCCAGATGAGATAGGGGGCCACTATTTTCCATAATGGGCGAGTTTCCATAAGAAGAGAGAGCTTCACCCGAAGGAAATAGGACACGATGGCAAAACTGACCAAACTGAGCCGATCCATACAAAACAACGGCGGTGCGTTGAGTTGAACCTGCTAACAACACGAATACGGTCTGGGCAGGAGGCGCAACACTTGGGCAATTATTCTGAAGCTGACACGCGCAGTGTTGTTGACAGTGAACGGTCTGCTTTGTAAGGAGAGACAGGGTCGTAAACCGTTCGTATCACAAGCGTCCTTAACAAGGAGAAAAGACTATGAGTGTACAACAGATTGAAGCGGCAGCCCAAGCCTTCGGCGACGCGTTCACCCGCTTAGATGTCCCTGCAGCGGCAGAGCTGCTGGACGATGACCTGGAAGTCTTCGACCATGTCCCTTACCGCTTCGATAACAAGAAACAGTTTGTGGATTTTCTGCAAGGTGCCGTGCAGGGACTGGCTTCGAGCAGCTTTAGCTTTCGGCAGCTCTCTTGCCGGATGTTTAACGACAATACTGGGGTTGCCAATGCCTACGATACGTTTACTGGCGTGACGAAAGACGGCAAGGTGCAGACCCTGCACGGACGGACAACGCTGGTCTTCGTCAAACGCGGTGCCCAGTGGAAGATCGTGAGCTGCCACTTTTCGCCGCTTCCGCATGCCTAAACGCTGGCACTTTTTTCTTGGGTGAGGAGCGAAATCGTGAGTATTTGCCTCCTCACCGATCCACGGGTGACTGGTTCACCCGTGTGAGACTCACAGGCATGCAAGCTGCCCGTGGCACTTCTGGCCAGGCTGCCATTGGTGGCGATTGACGATTCACCGGCTTAGCGATAATTGATGGCCAACGAAAAAGGGTGTTTAAAATCCCTATTTGCGAGGACGGATCACGCGTCGCGACAAAGGAGGTCTCTTGCGGCTGAACACTTCGACGGTCTCGCCGGTTGCCTCCGAGGACGGGGCGCGGAGCGCTTCAGGGGAAGTACCGCGTGCAGAGAGCGACCTGCGTTTCCGTGACGTGTTGCGCGGCGACCTCGCCAAGGTCTTCCACACGCTTCGCACGGACCCGCATCACGTCAACCCGGTGCTGCGCTTGATCTTTGCGGTGCTGCGCTGGATAGAACCTCCGCGCGACCAACTGATGGAGCTTCCGTTCTGCCCGCCGTTGCCGATCTTGTGGGCGGCACGCTGCGGCGAGTCAGGCCCAGCCATGATGATCCACAAGACGTATCTGCGCGAAGCGTGGCGGGAGCGGAACGGGTGGAGCCGAGCCACGCTGGTGGCCAAGTTCTTCACCCTATGGCCCGCGCTCAATCTCGTGTTGATCGCCTGGTCGACCTGGCTGAACGGGAGCGCTGTGAAGCGACGAACCGGCAAGGGCCTGCTTCGTCAGATGTGCGAGCAGGTGTTCGTCGTGGCTCGCTTCCACATCCTCTCACCCTGGTACTACACATTCGACCTGCATGACGACGACCATCGCGGGCGCGCGTGCGACTATGTCCATCGCTTCGAGACCAAAGACGGCATCTACCGTCTCTTCAAGAAGTATCTTCGCGGTGGCAGCAAGAGTTCGCTCAACAACAAGGAGAAGTTCGCAGAGCACTGCCGCACGCACGGCGTCCGAACCGTGCCGGTGTTCGCCATCGCCAAGGCTGGGATGATCCGCTTCGACACAGGCCGCGCGCTGCCGGACGCCGACCTCTTCGTGAAGCCGATCACCGGTCGTGGCGGTGCCGGCGCCGATTGGTGGCGCTATGCGGGAAACGGATCCTTCGTGAGCAGCGGAGGGCAAGCTCTCACGCGCGCGGAGCTGCAGGCGCATCTCGAGGCACTCTCCGTCGAGCAGCCCTATCTGGTGAGTCCGCGTGTGAGCAACCATCCAGCGCTCGCGGATCTGAGCAACGGCGCGCTGAGCACGGTGCGCGTCGTGACTATCCGAGACGAGCACGGTGGCTACGAAGCGACCGACGCGGTGTTTCGGATGGCGGTTGGCCTCAACACTGTGATCGACAACTTCCATGCCGGGGGACTCGCGGCCAACGTCGAGCGGTCGAGCGCGGAGTTAGGTCCTGCAACCGATCTTGGGCTGCGTCCGGATTGGGGATGGCGCGATCGCCATCCCTCGGGCGGAATGATCGCAGGCAGGAAGCTCCCTTGCTGGAGCGAGACGATCGACCTGGTGCAACGCGCCCACGCCGCGTTCCCCGAGCGAATCATCATCGGCTGGGATGTAGCCATCCTAGCGGACGGACCTTGCCTGGTCGAAGGCAATGGGTCGCCTGACCTGGACATTCATCAACGTTGCAGCCGTATGCCCGTCGGGCGCACCCGCCTCGGTGAGCTGCTGGCGTTCCATACCCGCCGCGCGCTCGCCGTGCACGATGCAGCGGTGGGCGAGTCGACATGAAAGGGTGGGCGAGATGATCGAGCTCTGCGAAGCGAAGGACTTGACTGAGCTGGTCACAGTCCGTGAACGCGCGCGCGAGATTCTCGAGAACGGCGGCGTGGTTCACTTGCCGAACCTCGTATTCGAGCTGACCCTTCGAGAGCGAGAGATCGTGGATCCCAAGCGCCCGCTGGGCCTCCGGCTCGGCAAGGCGCGCAACACCGGCAGGCCGACCCTGCTCTTCTACCAGCACACCGGAAGGCTGCGCGGCGGAGCGCTCAAGGGCGTGCCCAGCAGCGATCTCAAGGAGATGTTGAATCGCTTCGCTGACTGGACGCGCCACCTCGTGCGGACGCTGCTGCCCGACTCCGCCGACCAGCTCGAGCAGGAGTTCACGACCTTTCGGCCCTGCGCGCGCAGCCGGACACAGGCGCTCCACATGGACGCGGCCCTCGCGCGCCCCACACAGGGCCGTTGCATGCTCCGCGTATTCCGCAATGTGAACGGCGGCGGCGTGCCGCGCGTGTGGCAGGTCGGCGGACACTTCGAATCGGGTGCCGAGCGCTTCGTCGCGCGCCTTCCCACGAAGGTGCGCGAGCGCATCCCGGGAGCCAGCGCCCTGTTCCACCTGCTCGGCATCAGCAAGGGTCCGGCGACCGCCTACGATCACACCATGCGCTTGCTCCGCGACCTGATGACCACTGATAAGGAATTTCAACGTTCCGCGCCGCGCATGATCGTAGAGTTTCCGGCTGGCTCGACCTGGCTTGCGTTCACGGATCTCGCGCTTCACGGAGCCGTCTCCGGGCAACACAGTCTCGACCAGACCTTCCTCATGAACCCTTCCGGCATGCGCGACCCGAACCGTTCGTCGCTCCGCATCCTCGAGCGGCTCACCGGCCGCACGCTCGTGTGAACGTGGAGCCGGTGAAGATCGTCCTCATCGCCGGGAAGCTAAAGATCCCGGACCGATTGGGTCACCACGACTATCTCGCGGGCTGTAAGCTGCTCGGCGCGCTGCTCGAGCAGAGCGCGGGTGTCCAGACAATCACGATTCCTGATGGATGGCCCGAGGACGAGCACATCTTCGACGGAGCGCGAGCGATCGTTTTCTACACCGGCGGCGGGGGCAAGCAAGCGTTCTTGAAGAGCGGGCACCGGCTGGCGCACCTGCAGAAGCTCGTCGACCAGCGCGTAGGGATCGTGATGATCCATCAGGCGGTCGGGGTTCCGCGCGAGTTCGCAAAGCAAGCGACTTCCTGGCTCGGCGGCACCCATGTGCGCGGGGAATCGAAAGAGGGTCACTGGCGCTCTCGACATCGCGAGTTCCCGGCGCATCCAACCACACGTGGCGTGCTGCCCTGGTCGATCCGCGACGGGTGGCTGAACGAGATCCAGTTCGTCGACGGAATGAGAGGAGTGACGCCGCTGGTGTGGTCCGGGCGAAGGCACAAGGGATCGCCGACCGGGGGTACGCCCGACGTCGTCTGTTGGGCATACGAACGCCCCGCTGGCGGCAGATCCTTCTGCTTCTCGGGGCTCGACGCCCACAAGGCTTGGGCGGAGCTCGGGGTTCGGCAGTTGCTCGTGAACGGGACGCTCTGGGCTGCGGGCATGCCGGTCCCCCAGTCTGGGGCCCCGTGTGAGACCGATGCGAGATCGTTGAAGGCGAGCCTCACGCCGCGCGGCGGCCGTGGACGCTGGGCGCTCGACTTCGTCCGACGCCGCATTTGGCGGGTCGTCCCGTAGGCGTGACGAAAGACGGCAAGGTGCAGACCCTACACGGACGGACAACACTGGTCTTCGTCAAACGCGGTACCCGGTGGAAGATCGTGAGCTGCTACTTTTCGCCACTGCCGCACGCCTAAACGTCGGCACTTTTCGAGGGTGTAAAAGCGACTCCGACGTCGCTCCGCAGCAATCTATAGAAGACTCGTTCGCCTCTAGCGTCCAGAGAATCTCGGCAGGGACTTTAGTCCTTTAGCTCCTCGACAATCTTCCGAATGGACTCGTGGACGTCGCTCGCGGCGTCGTAGTCGGGCTCAAGCGTAGAGATCGACACCATGTTGGCCGCCAAAGCAGCGGTGTCGGCGTGCTCCTCCGACTCGGGAACTGCCAGGTTGAGCCCGATGGTTAAGGCACTCGATTCGCCGACGGTCGTCGGCAGCGCGCCGGTATAAGTGAGGTCGAGGAACCCGCGACCGTTTTGTGTCAGCACAACGTCGGTCGGCGCGCCACCGCCCTCCAGCAAGGGATAATTCACGTTGAGGCCGACGGCTTCAGGTAGCAACTGGCTGCCTTGCGTTTGTTTCCGCAGAGCGGCCACAAGCTTGACGACAAAGGCGCTAGTCTCCGCAAATGGTCCGACGTTGGTAGCGAAGTCGATTTCGGTGCTCACGGCGATGGCAGGCACGCCATCGTTCAGCGCCGTAACTGCCGCGCCCACTGTACCCGAATGCACCGTGGCAGCACCGACGTTTTGTCCGACGTTCGTGCCTGAGATCACGAGATCGGGCGGCTTGTTGGCGAAGACGACGGACAAGCCGACCTCAACGGCGTCAGCAGGAGAACCCGCAACCGAATACTTGCGGAGTGCCTGCAGCACCACCTGCAGGGGTGGCCCACCGAAGGTGATGCGACCGCCGACGCCGCTCTGGTTCGTGAGTGGCGCAACGACAGTCACGTCGTAACCGGCGGCAACGAGGGCGTCGTACACCGCAGTGATGCCCACAGCATTCCAGCCGTCGTCGTTAGTGAGCAGGATCCGCAACGGTCCACTTTGTTTGCCGTCAGCGCTTGTTGTCACCACCGTCCCCAGCATCGCGCTCACCACAAGTGCAGTGGTCACTGCACACCCCAATAGATGGCGACATAGCGACTGTTTCATGCCAAGTCTCCTTTCGTCAAAGCGCTGGGGATACGAAGTCACCGTCAGAGGGATAGCTGCGCATGGCGCGGCTCGACGACAAAGTCGCCTAAATCGGCTGCGCCAGTGTAAACCGTCTTGCACAGGCAGCCAGCTCTGCCCGCAGCACCCCGATTAGTTTCTCTCTCTTCATACAAGGTAAAAAATGCTTTTGCATTCCACTCCCGCACCGTGGTATAGCATTTTTTATGAGTACGAAACGCTTTCGTATAGCCTTTTCTTTTGCCGGGGAGAAGCGGGACTTCGTCGCGGAGGTCGCCGCCATGCTCGCGCAACGCTTCGGCGAGGCGGCAATCCTTTACGACAAGTTCCATGAAGCGGAATTCGCCAACTGGAAGCTCGGCCTGCTCCTTCAGGATCTCTATCACGATCACGCGGACATGATCGTCGTTGTGGTGTGTCCAGATTACATTAAGAAAGACTGGTGCGGCTTGGAATGGGTCGCGATTCACGGAATGCTGATGTCCGGCAAGGATCGCGAGATCATGCTTTGCCGTTTCGACCACGCGAAGCTCCAAGGCCTTCATGAAAATGCTGGATTCGCCGAGCTCGATCGCAGAACGCCGGAACAAGCCGCCGTCCGCATCCTCGAACGCCTTGCGCTGAACGAAGGCAAACCCAAGGACCACTACACGGCCAGCGCCACACCCACGAATCGCCCCGCGAAGACTTCTACCCCCAATAACCTCCCGCGCCTCCAGCCTTTCTTCGGACGCACTGAGGAGCTGAAACAAATCGCCGAGGCTCTCGATCCCGAGTCCCGCACTTGGGGCGCACTGATCGATGGACCCGGTGGCATGGGCAAGACCTCGCTGGCCGTCCGCGCCGCCTACGACTGCCCGCCCGGCCAGTTCCAGCGCATCATTTTCGTCTCGGTGAAAGACCACGAGTTGGACGACGACGGCGTGCGCAAGCTCGGCGGTTTCCTCCTGCCGGGGTTCCTGGAAATGCTCAACGAACTCGCCCGCGAGCTGGGGCAGCCGGACATCACAAAGGCCCCTGAAGATCAACGCATCCGACTGCTGCTCGACACGCTGCGTCCCGCGCAGGCGCTGCTGATCCTCGACAACCTCGAATCGCTCACCAAAGATGATCGCGACCAGCTCTTTACCTTCGTCAAGCGCTTGCCGCAGGGCTGCAAGGCCACCCTCACCAGCCGCCGTCGCCTCGGCTCCGGCTCAGAACTGCTCATCCTGGAAAAACTCGACCAATCCGCTGCGCTGGAGACCCTGGCCGACCTCGCCCGACACAATCCGCTGCTCGCCAGGACCAGCGAGGCCGAGCGCATCGCCCTGTACACGCAGACTGGCGGCAATCCGCTGCTCCTGCGCTGGGTAGCCGGGCAGCTTGGACGCGGCAGTTGCCGCACCTTCACCGATGCGTTGCACTTCCTACGCAGTTGCCCGCCGGGCAACGACCCGCTGGAGTTCATCTTCGGCGATCTCGCCAGGGAGTTCACTAAGGACGAAGAGCAAGTTCTCGTAGCCCTCAGCTACTTTACCTTGCCAGCAAAAGTAGAGCACATCGCCGCAGTGGCCGGGCTCGACGAAGCTCCGGTCGAGACCGCCCTGCGCACGCTCACCAACCGTTCCCTGGTCGTCCCTGACCAGGAGGAGCAGCATTTCATCTTGGTGCCGATGGTCGCCGACTTCCTGCGGCGCAAACGGCCCGAATTGATTGCAGAAACCGGCAACCGGCTGGAGCAGCGCGCCTATGCGCTGATCGTGGAAAACGGCTACCAAGAGCACGACCGCTTCCCGGTGCTCGACACGGCCTGGCCTACCGTAGCCCCCGCCTTACCACTCTTCCTCGCTGGGCCGAATGCGCGACTCCAGACCGTATGCAGTGCGCTCACTGACTTCCTCGACTTCACCGGTCGCTGGGATGAATGGCTCTCGCTCAATCAGCAGGCAGAAACCAAAGCCGTGGCCGCTGGCGACCACGACAAGGCCGGCTGGCGGGCCTATCAGGCGGGCTGGGTTCACTATCTGCGTGAGCATGCGGACGCGGTGCTAGCCTGTACCGAGCGCGCGGCGGCGCACTGGCAGATGGCGCAGGCCGGGGGCCGCGAACGCGCCCTTGCGATCCGCTTACGCGGCATCGGTCACCACTTGAAGCAGGATTACCCCACCGCCATCGCCGCCTACCGCGAGTCACTCGAACTGCACCGCACCTTATCCGCCGAGAGCGTGGATGTGGCCATTGCCCTGAACGACCTCGCCACTGCCGAGAAAGGCTCCGGCGATCTCGATGCGGCGGTGCGGGATTGTCGAGAGGCACTAAGAATCGCCCGCGCGGTCGGTTACGCCGAGGGTGTGGCCATCTACACCGGCAATCTGGCTGCGCTGGCGCTGGAGCGGGAAGACTGGCCGGGGGCCGAGACGCTAGCCCGCGAAGCATTGATCTTGTCCAAAAAGCTGGGCCGTCAGGAATTGATCGCTGAAGACTGCCGACGTCTGGCCAAGGCCCTGGCGCGGCAGGGGAAGCCCGCCGAGGCGCTGCCCTACGCCCGGCGCGCGGTGGAGATCTATACCCGCCTCGGTTCGCCCGAACTCGAAAAAGCCCGTGCGACCCTCGCGGAATGCGAGGGTTGAGCGTCCATGTCCAAACCCCCGCCCGGAGATGAAGTCTCCGGGCTACGAAACGACGCCCCGTGAACGGGGCTGAAAGCCGGCTTGAGCCGGCGCTGTCATGTAGCCCGGCGCTTCA
Above is a window of Deltaproteobacteria bacterium DNA encoding:
- the tgt gene encoding tRNA guanosine(34) transglycosylase Tgt, with product MAVLSTHSSLVHPRLPFVVERQARGSQARAATFRTLHGEVRTPLFMPVGTQATVKAQTVESLKMTGSQVLLANTYHLLLRPGPEVFRRFGGIHRFMNWDGPVLTDSGGFQIFSLPHSRAMTEDGARFQSYVDGKSYLLSPESSIAMQRAINSDIMMALDQCISSTASFAQAKAAMELTHRWAERSLHARGDSRQALFGIVQGACHRALRKKSAAFLRELPFDGLAIGGLAVGETQRERYEMTALVTDHLPSTLPRYLMGVGTPLDLLESVHRGVDMFDCIIPSQLALRGVAFTSHGKLQLRRSVYKLIEAPLDASCDCQTCRHYSRAYLHHLIKADEYVGWHLLGLHNLAFYHRLMQEMRDSILRDDFLTYYEKKRGELERSDEEHPSRPPKKPTPALPARLGDYEIHRSTQGFASIRQISSGEVMHSVNAPSEEADRLYIEQSCLAARLIRQPVPADALVIWDVGLGAAFNAMAVIHCFERCFAESGATALRPMRLVSFDRDLDSLTLAAKNPGCFPHLRHGAPSRILENGKWEHASRLLRWELLKGDFRDCIESASIPDLIFYDLFSSKTDSSLWTAELFARIFQRCAPKSAELYTYSASTAVRVALLTAGFFVAEGVGSGPKSATTVAFTRATGAKEHPRSPRFLGREWLARWRRSHAQFPPALTAEERDQVERLIETHRQLTDTAI
- a CDS encoding regulator, with protein sequence MTNPAASQASAYRFDDRNIRWQALGDFEYFEVFIFSVDEAKNIADFIIKFEPNKQIFLHRHLALTNTFVVDGEHVIYEANGTVREVRPVGRYTSSPAGDAHREGGGANGGVLHYSVRGETDALFDVLDDDFKVLATLRTSDFKAAFDTQK
- a CDS encoding thiolase family protein; amino-acid sequence: MQKYAIAGLGVTPQGVIPGTSAEKLAWDAVELALSDSGLKRSQVDGYIYQPGFGERTSGMAASRASLGTNSTLQVDSSGATGIFTLITAIGLIAAGTADYVLCVHATNARSQAITVGAGEKNQNAIFGLFSPGAQTALMAQGYLHKYGKSSADLAEIAVALRSNAVPRRDAYMFNRPITVDDHQNSPFIVRPLHLFDYCLVTDGAIAFIVTTEERARDLKTTPVELLSFGTCHEVGQGYARGSNTILGPTTLDVEPARSRAFGTAGLSVEDIDVFQFYDAFTIMIALQLESYGLCGPGEAADWVRAGNFRWDSKRPCNTSGTLHSWGYVQGFTHLAEGIRQLRGEGGPTQVPGARTALVTNSGITGAGLAHSAVILGAV
- a CDS encoding OB-fold domain-containing protein; amino-acid sequence: MSEKETQATPTPPSRVVPLEDQPFWDAIDNDSFVLARCTCGSYYARLQACLRCGADARALTWVPASGRGTVRTFIVFDKPYHPYFKERLPYIVAVIALEEGPELTTNIIDTDVTNVEIGMPVRIVIGTRGEHKIHQASARV
- a CDS encoding acyl-CoA/acyl-ACP dehydrogenase, which translates into the protein METKVTERQQRFIDMAAIHADDFRTRVAQHDQDSSFPHENVDAMKASGYTALIVPEELGGGGATPLDIALAQERLAYGDLPMAIAVNMHHIAVALLADLWWLNQKGEGPKLDAIEPMLKAVVKKKIIFAGPVSDPKMNSSLGFAGINDTTRQATKVAGGYVINGRSGFGTMSACADYLLTTARYNDPEKGLQCLLCFLPSNTKGVQIQNNWDTMSIRSSCSNDVVWDNVFISEKAAVARPVQTWDALSNVTSLWWVASGPACYIGLAQAARDYAMNWISGRSQEPFEQPMTYYPGNQLLAAEMEIGLRSARALLHRTIASHDDIETRSQDDLVNLIACFQFVMENCVQVVDKAMRMVGGAALFKTNPLEQMYRDVRAAIIHQPFAGTEGKALLGRRAFGLPVYGMPRFV
- a CDS encoding nuclear transport factor 2 family protein, which codes for MSVQQIEAAAQAFGDAFTRLDVPAAAELLDDDLEVFDHVPYRFDNKKQFVDFLQGAVQGLASSSFSFRQLSCRMFNDNTGVANAYDTFTGVTKDGKVQTLHGRTTLVFVKRGAQWKIVSCHFSPLPHA
- a CDS encoding Kdo hydroxylase family protein — translated: MIELCEAKDLTELVTVRERAREILENGGVVHLPNLVFELTLREREIVDPKRPLGLRLGKARNTGRPTLLFYQHTGRLRGGALKGVPSSDLKEMLNRFADWTRHLVRTLLPDSADQLEQEFTTFRPCARSRTQALHMDAALARPTQGRCMLRVFRNVNGGGVPRVWQVGGHFESGAERFVARLPTKVRERIPGASALFHLLGISKGPATAYDHTMRLLRDLMTTDKEFQRSAPRMIVEFPAGSTWLAFTDLALHGAVSGQHSLDQTFLMNPSGMRDPNRSSLRILERLTGRTLV
- a CDS encoding ThuA domain-containing protein, translating into MKIVLIAGKLKIPDRLGHHDYLAGCKLLGALLEQSAGVQTITIPDGWPEDEHIFDGARAIVFYTGGGGKQAFLKSGHRLAHLQKLVDQRVGIVMIHQAVGVPREFAKQATSWLGGTHVRGESKEGHWRSRHREFPAHPTTRGVLPWSIRDGWLNEIQFVDGMRGVTPLVWSGRRHKGSPTGGTPDVVCWAYERPAGGRSFCFSGLDAHKAWAELGVRQLLVNGTLWAAGMPVPQSGAPCETDARSLKASLTPRGGRGRWALDFVRRRIWRVVP